One window of the Spirochaetaceae bacterium genome contains the following:
- a CDS encoding methyl-accepting chemotaxis protein, producing MNFKLNLRTKTLLILFGVITPGFVLLVLIFTSRINANYQNFSPRDILSLFWAFAGIGLVLVLLVNAVLINMVVKLIKEVSNFITTVENGDLTHIISEKIYSRSDEIGELAKHSNAMKTRLHYEIELVYDVADEVKLLCKEIDKDSDIIADSSSTQAANSEEISASIEELSSTIASNTENAKNTEDLAKKIVNNAQKGGAEVDRTVEAMQSIAEKIGIIEDIASQTNLLALNAAIEAARAGDAGRGFAVVAGEVRKLAERSAVSATEISELSKSSLEIANSAGSSINKIIPRIQETAELIQEVSTTTSHQKAGINQIEAAINQLSHSTQNNASSSEHLASAVTSLLSEIDKLEKEIAYFKINRSKTKLIGNN from the coding sequence ATGAACTTTAAACTAAATCTTCGTACAAAAACTTTGTTAATATTATTTGGGGTAATAACACCCGGCTTCGTACTCCTTGTCCTTATTTTTACCAGCCGTATTAACGCCAATTATCAAAATTTTTCTCCCAGAGATATTTTAAGCCTTTTTTGGGCCTTTGCCGGCATAGGTTTAGTATTGGTACTGCTTGTTAATGCGGTATTAATTAATATGGTAGTTAAACTCATTAAAGAAGTTAGTAATTTTATAACGACCGTTGAAAACGGCGACTTAACCCATATTATAAGTGAAAAAATTTACAGCCGCAGCGATGAGATAGGCGAACTGGCTAAGCATAGCAATGCGATGAAAACGCGTTTGCACTACGAAATAGAGCTAGTTTATGATGTAGCCGATGAAGTTAAACTTTTGTGTAAAGAAATAGACAAAGATAGCGACATCATTGCCGATAGCAGCAGTACCCAAGCCGCCAATTCTGAAGAGATTAGCGCCAGTATAGAAGAACTGAGCAGCACTATTGCCAGCAACACCGAAAATGCTAAAAACACCGAAGATTTAGCTAAAAAAATAGTAAACAACGCTCAAAAAGGCGGGGCCGAAGTGGATAGAACTGTAGAAGCTATGCAAAGTATTGCCGAAAAAATTGGCATTATCGAGGATATTGCCAGCCAAACTAACTTACTGGCCCTTAATGCCGCCATCGAAGCGGCCCGTGCCGGTGATGCCGGGCGTGGCTTTGCCGTTGTAGCCGGCGAAGTACGCAAGCTGGCCGAACGCAGCGCCGTTAGCGCCACCGAAATTAGCGAACTATCTAAAAGCAGCCTAGAAATAGCCAATAGCGCCGGTAGTTCTATCAATAAAATTATTCCCCGCATTCAGGAAACTGCCGAACTTATCCAAGAGGTATCTACAACTACTTCACATCAAAAAGCAGGGATTAACCAAATAGAGGCCGCTATAAACCAATTAAGCCATAGCACCCAAAACAACGCCAGCAGCAGCGAGCATTTAGCCAGCGCCGTAACATCTTTACTTAGCGAAATCGATAAGCTAGAAAAAGAAATTGCTTACTTTAAAATTAACCGAAGTAAAACTAAATTAATAGGTAACAACTAG
- a CDS encoding bifunctional 5,10-methylenetetrahydrofolate dehydrogenase/5,10-methenyltetrahydrofolate cyclohydrolase: MQVTELLAKPITEKIYTQLSGQVQLLQAKGVIPQLAIILVGDNPASLVYIGHKQKIAGRLGINTRLYQYPVNITEAELLANINNLNNDSNINAVICQLPLPGHINAHKIAEAINPYKDVDGLHPLNRGRLLSGDNEFYFTPCTALAVMELLRFYQRPPAAKKALVIGSSAIVGQPVAQLLLQATATVTIAHSATANLANELAMADIIVSAAGKPHFIKSSQLKAGTVVIDVGISRTDSGLVGDMLLDDATPAAYSPVPGGVGPLTVAMLMANTVKAAHN; encoded by the coding sequence ATGCAAGTTACAGAACTGCTGGCTAAACCCATTACCGAAAAAATTTATACACAATTAAGCGGGCAGGTGCAGCTTTTACAAGCTAAAGGGGTGATACCCCAGTTAGCCATTATTTTGGTGGGCGATAACCCGGCCAGCCTTGTTTATATTGGTCATAAACAAAAAATAGCCGGCCGGCTGGGCATTAATACCCGGCTTTACCAATATCCCGTTAACATCACAGAGGCCGAGTTACTGGCTAATATTAATAATTTAAATAACGATAGTAACATTAACGCTGTTATTTGCCAACTGCCTTTGCCGGGCCATATTAATGCCCATAAAATAGCCGAAGCTATTAATCCTTATAAAGATGTTGATGGTTTGCACCCTTTAAACAGGGGCCGTTTATTAAGCGGCGATAACGAATTTTACTTTACGCCCTGCACAGCTTTAGCCGTTATGGAACTACTTCGTTTTTACCAAAGGCCGCCGGCGGCTAAAAAGGCGTTAGTAATTGGCAGCAGCGCCATTGTGGGCCAGCCGGTGGCACAGCTTTTATTACAGGCTACGGCCACCGTTACCATAGCCCATAGCGCTACCGCTAATTTGGCTAACGAGCTGGCTATGGCCGATATAATAGTTTCGGCCGCAGGTAAGCCGCACTTTATTAAAAGCAGCCAGTTAAAAGCCGGTACGGTGGTGATAGATGTAGGCATTAGCCGTACCGACAGCGGCCTTGTAGGTGATATGTTGCTTGATGACGCTACGCCAGCGGCTTACAGCCCGGTACCCGGCGGCGTAGGCCCCTTAACGGTAGCTATGCTAATGGCTAATACCGTTAAAGCAGCGCATAACTAA